From a single Pseudophryne corroboree isolate aPseCor3 chromosome 6, aPseCor3.hap2, whole genome shotgun sequence genomic region:
- the LOC134936057 gene encoding zinc finger protein 300-like isoform X1, whose product MMSLTGERPHLCSVCDRSFTCKSHLLIHQRSHTGEKPFTCSECSKCFSQKSHLLIHQRSHTGEKPFECSECSKCFSRNSHLIRHQRSHTGERPHLCSECDRSFTCKSHLIRHQRSHTGEKPFECSECRKCFSQKAQLVIHQRVHTGEKPFECSECSMCFSQKSELVIHQRSHTGENPITCSECSKCFARKSYLVIHQRIHTGEKPFKCSECSKCFSHKSYLVIHQRSHTGEKPFKCSECSKCFSHKSYLVIHQRSHTGEKPFTCSECRKCFTRKKTLSNHMRSHSEGPNAACVS is encoded by the coding sequence ATGATGAGTCTCACAGGAGAGAGACCACATCTGTGTTCTGtgtgtgacagaagctttacatgtaaatcacatcttctcatacatcagaggagtcacacaggagagaaaccatttacatgttctgaatgcagcaagtgtttttcccagaagtcacatcttcttatacatcagaggagtcacacaggagaaaaaccatttgaatgttctgaatgcagcaagtgtttttcccggaaTTCACATCTTatcagacatcagaggagtcacacaggagagagaccacatctgtgctctgagtgtgacagaagctttacatgtaaatcacatcttatcagacatcagaggagtcacacgggagagaaaccatttgaatgttctgaatgtaggaagtgtttttcccagaaggcacagcttgttatacaccagagagttcacacaggagaaaaaccatttgaatgttctgaatgcagtatgtgtttttcccagaagtcagagctggttatacatcagaggagtcacacaggagaaaacccaattacatgttctgaatgcagcaaatgttttgccaggaaatcatatcttgttatacatcagaggattcacacaggagagaaaccatttaaatgttctgaatgtagcaagtgtttttcccataagtcatatcttgttatacatcagaggagtcacacaggagagaaaccatttaaatgttctgaatgtagcaagtgtttttcccataagtcatatcttgttatacatcagaggagtcacacaggagagaaaccatttacatgttctgaatgtaggaaGTGTTTTACTAGAAAGAAAACACTCAGTAATCACATGCGGAGTCACTCTGAGGGCCCGAATGCAGCTTGTGTATCATAA